From the Natronococcus sp. AD-5 genome, one window contains:
- a CDS encoding NAD-dependent epimerase/dehydratase family protein has protein sequence MSESERASDDSTGSVLVTGGTGFLGLHTCQHFRDQGWDVTAFDLKPFEEEDDTEGIEFVTGDVRSEGDVADALEESGATAVVHAAAALPLWDADRIRETTIDGTRNVLWAANDHGVERVCYISSTAVYGTHDEHPITEESPLDGVGPYGEAKIRAEKLCQDFRRRGMCVPILRPKTFIGPQRLGVFQVLFDWIEDGANVPLVGWGDNHYQLLHVHDLVTAIELLLTGDEKAVNDTFNVGADEFGTMKEDFQAPIDRAGTGKRTIGTPAFLTVAVLRVLERLNLSPLYPWVYETAYEDSYVSVEKLKRLGWEPEYSNREALVETYEWYLENYEADEGTDESGLDHRVAWDQGALAVAKKVSQRI, from the coding sequence ATGAGCGAAAGTGAGCGCGCCAGCGACGATTCGACCGGTTCGGTTCTCGTCACGGGAGGGACCGGATTCCTCGGTCTCCACACGTGCCAGCACTTCCGCGACCAGGGATGGGACGTCACCGCGTTCGACCTCAAACCCTTCGAGGAGGAGGACGACACGGAAGGAATCGAGTTCGTCACGGGCGACGTCCGGAGCGAGGGCGACGTGGCCGACGCGCTCGAGGAGAGCGGCGCCACCGCCGTCGTCCACGCGGCGGCCGCGCTCCCGCTGTGGGACGCCGACCGCATTCGGGAGACGACCATCGACGGGACGCGGAACGTTCTCTGGGCGGCGAACGACCACGGCGTCGAACGAGTCTGTTACATCTCCTCGACCGCGGTGTACGGGACTCACGACGAACACCCCATCACCGAGGAGTCGCCCTTAGACGGGGTTGGCCCCTACGGCGAGGCCAAGATACGGGCCGAAAAACTCTGTCAGGACTTCCGTCGCAGGGGGATGTGCGTCCCCATCCTCCGCCCCAAGACGTTCATCGGTCCGCAGCGACTCGGCGTGTTCCAGGTGCTGTTCGACTGGATCGAGGACGGGGCGAACGTCCCGCTCGTCGGGTGGGGTGACAACCACTATCAGCTACTGCACGTTCACGACCTCGTCACCGCCATCGAACTGCTGCTCACCGGGGACGAGAAGGCGGTGAACGATACGTTCAACGTCGGCGCCGACGAGTTCGGCACGATGAAGGAGGACTTCCAGGCGCCCATAGACCGCGCGGGGACGGGCAAGCGCACCATCGGGACGCCCGCGTTCCTCACGGTCGCCGTCCTCCGCGTGCTGGAGAGGCTGAACCTCTCCCCGCTGTACCCGTGGGTCTACGAGACGGCCTACGAGGACTCCTACGTTTCCGTCGAGAAACTGAAGCGTCTCGGGTGGGAGCCGGAGTACTCCAACCGGGAGGCGCTCGTGGAGACGTACGAGTGGTACCTGGAGAACTACGAGGCCGACGAAGGGACCGACGAGAGCGGTCTCGATCACCGCGTCGCGTGGGACCAGGGTGCCCTCGCCGTCGCGAAGAAGGTCTCGCAGCGCATTTGA
- a CDS encoding decaprenyl-phosphate phosphoribosyltransferase encodes MARVYADQSRLMGTVSGLVKEIRPWQWYKQSILLLGLVFSKSLFDPVAVTNVVLGIVAFCAIAGATYIGNDIADVEEDRNHPRKKHRPIASGQVSIPVAAAFGALLFVGGLTLSWRLGPLFFIVILAYLAQNSLYTAYLKEIVIVDVMVIAIGFVLRAIAGVVAIDVYLSPWLVVCTFLTALMLALGKRRHEMTISDDPAASRAILAEYTEETLDHLLIVVLSALVVSYSLYTFFRGGEWMMVTLPFAFFAVFRYHHLVYTKDLGGNPKFLLGDRPFLVNLVAWGLVVIAILYQDPSQLLETIT; translated from the coding sequence ATGGCTCGCGTCTACGCCGACCAGAGTCGGCTCATGGGAACCGTTTCCGGCCTCGTAAAGGAGATACGTCCCTGGCAGTGGTACAAACAGAGCATCCTCCTGCTGGGACTCGTCTTCTCCAAGAGTTTGTTCGATCCGGTCGCCGTTACGAACGTCGTCCTCGGAATCGTCGCCTTCTGTGCTATCGCGGGCGCGACGTACATCGGCAACGACATCGCCGACGTCGAAGAGGACCGCAACCACCCGCGAAAGAAACACCGGCCCATCGCCAGCGGGCAGGTGTCGATCCCCGTCGCGGCGGCGTTCGGCGCCCTGCTCTTCGTCGGCGGACTCACTCTCTCCTGGCGTCTCGGTCCGCTGTTTTTCATCGTCATCCTCGCGTATCTCGCACAGAACAGTCTTTACACCGCCTACCTGAAGGAGATCGTCATCGTCGACGTGATGGTCATCGCCATCGGATTCGTCCTGCGGGCCATCGCGGGCGTCGTCGCCATCGACGTCTACCTGAGCCCCTGGCTCGTCGTCTGTACGTTCCTCACGGCGCTGATGCTCGCGCTCGGCAAGCGCCGCCACGAGATGACCATTAGCGACGATCCGGCCGCGTCGCGCGCCATCCTCGCCGAGTACACCGAGGAGACGCTCGACCACCTGCTCATCGTCGTTCTCTCGGCGCTGGTCGTCTCCTACTCGCTCTACACGTTCTTCCGCGGCGGAGAGTGGATGATGGTCACGCTCCCGTTCGCCTTTTTCGCGGTCTTCCGCTACCACCATCTCGTGTATACGAAGGATCTGGGCGGCAACCCGAAGTTCCTCCTCGGCGATCGCCCGTTTCTCGTCAACCTCGTCGCCTGGGGCCTCGTCGTTATCGCGATCCTTTACCAGGACCCGTCCCAACTACTCGAAACGATCACGTGA
- a CDS encoding PHP domain-containing protein, with protein sequence MTRRYDLQVHTDASPCSRTPPERVAAAAVDAGLDGIAVTDHDTVANVESVRDAAPDDLDVISAVEVTTTEGHLLALDVTEAPPQADPLTVIDHVHDQGGVAVLSHPFDALRQYYETDLEALAEAVDGIEAVNSRCVSRRFNERAAAFAAAHDLPATGGSDAHFPMEVGRAYTSVEGDGSLADAVREGRVRPGGRGRYLSGHVATKLHQFRTVSGRTITDLTSGRFP encoded by the coding sequence ATGACACGCCGATACGATCTCCAGGTACACACGGACGCCTCGCCCTGCTCGAGGACGCCTCCCGAGCGCGTCGCTGCAGCGGCGGTCGACGCCGGACTCGACGGCATCGCCGTCACCGATCACGACACGGTCGCCAACGTCGAATCCGTCCGGGACGCCGCGCCGGACGACCTCGACGTGATTTCCGCAGTCGAGGTGACGACGACCGAGGGCCACCTCCTGGCGCTCGACGTGACGGAAGCGCCGCCGCAGGCGGACCCGCTGACGGTGATCGATCACGTTCACGATCAGGGCGGCGTCGCCGTCCTCTCGCACCCGTTCGACGCGCTGCGACAGTACTACGAGACCGACCTCGAGGCCCTCGCCGAGGCCGTCGACGGGATCGAGGCGGTGAACTCCCGCTGCGTCAGCCGACGGTTCAACGAGCGCGCAGCGGCGTTCGCGGCCGCCCACGACCTACCGGCGACCGGCGGGAGCGACGCTCACTTCCCGATGGAGGTCGGCCGCGCGTACACCAGCGTCGAGGGCGACGGGTCGCTCGCGGACGCCGTGCGCGAAGGGCGCGTGCGGCCGGGCGGTCGCGGACGGTACCTCTCGGGACACGTCGCGACGAAACTCCACCAGTTTCGCACCGTTTCCGGTCGCACCATTACGGATCTCACGTCGGGACGATTCCCATGA
- a CDS encoding lysylphosphatidylglycerol synthase transmembrane domain-containing protein: MTTSDKAVVDRSRAVIRSHGVWLTALLSVVVFLGLAVYADVGNVMTALATVEWETFGIVVGLTTAGYGFRFAKWHYYLRCLEIDVPFDASAVTFFSGLMMVVTPGKAGEVWKAWFLRDKRGVPASKTTSVVGAERITDLIALSAMAALGLVVYSRSSLPIVGILTLLAVSIGFLQWRRACLVVLGRLESVPVVGEYATELEQFYESTYRLFQFRPLVVSTLFSLGAWGLEGIALWVVLDGFGVEASVVIGLFVFGLGSVVGAVSMLPGGLAAAEASMVGVLVTFGYPEAVAAAATMVIRVGTLWYAAALGTAVFLTYKGTR; encoded by the coding sequence ATGACGACGAGCGACAAAGCCGTCGTCGACCGAAGCCGGGCGGTCATCCGTAGTCACGGCGTCTGGCTGACGGCGCTGCTCTCGGTCGTCGTCTTCCTCGGCCTCGCCGTCTACGCGGACGTCGGTAACGTGATGACCGCTCTCGCCACGGTGGAGTGGGAGACGTTCGGAATCGTCGTCGGCCTAACGACCGCCGGCTACGGCTTCCGGTTCGCCAAGTGGCATTACTACCTCCGCTGTCTCGAGATCGACGTTCCGTTCGATGCGAGCGCCGTCACCTTCTTCAGCGGCCTGATGATGGTCGTCACGCCGGGGAAGGCCGGCGAGGTCTGGAAGGCGTGGTTCCTCCGCGACAAGCGCGGCGTCCCCGCGAGCAAGACCACCTCCGTCGTCGGCGCCGAGCGCATCACGGATCTCATCGCGCTCAGCGCGATGGCCGCGCTCGGATTGGTGGTCTACAGCCGCTCGTCGCTCCCTATCGTCGGTATCCTCACCCTCCTCGCGGTCAGTATCGGGTTCCTTCAGTGGCGGCGGGCCTGTCTGGTGGTCCTCGGACGACTCGAATCGGTCCCGGTCGTCGGCGAGTACGCGACCGAACTCGAGCAGTTTTACGAGAGTACGTACCGTCTGTTCCAGTTCCGCCCGCTGGTCGTCTCGACGCTGTTTAGCCTCGGGGCGTGGGGATTAGAGGGGATCGCACTCTGGGTGGTACTCGACGGGTTCGGCGTCGAAGCCAGCGTCGTGATCGGCCTGTTCGTCTTCGGGCTCGGATCGGTCGTCGGTGCGGTATCGATGCTCCCCGGTGGACTCGCGGCGGCGGAGGCGTCGATGGTCGGCGTGCTGGTCACGTTCGGCTACCCCGAAGCCGTCGCGGCCGCCGCCACGATGGTCATTCGCGTGGGGACGCTCTGGTACGCCGCGGCGCTCGGCACCGCGGTGTTTCTAACGTACAAGGGGACTCGGTGA
- a CDS encoding twin-arginine translocase subunit TatC: protein MDYGPKLRDTPFGRFLATVRERLRVLLVIFLASFLGVFYSVRLWLWPLLERDLLMRGAEIVALTPFDVILLQAKLATIGGIVFTLPMVIVTLRTSLGERGVWSWFRQRWYVTIGVSGLAVCLFVGGVAYAYAVIFPFLFEFLTANAIASGFTPTYSIVYWTQFILTLMLVMGAAAELPLVMTSLAYAEIVSYETFRGHWRVAIFGVVIASSVVNGSPDPFSMLLVAAPLVVLYGAGLLCIKLLVAVRAPKRISDASLSKDAESSVDVDETSESVDSDTDITSGSRQIADTIESTALGVSSAFVERNTDDEIEGYYDDIRCIISTLHEKLLIIGSVFMLVFFGVFVVLYQGGMGLLVNDFTSRLPERVRPVDVDIVLIHPVEILAFEMKVAAILALAAVVPLLCYYAWPAVLERGLATGSRVVFEWWALALVVGLFAGSVGGYLFVAPPMMAYLVTDATHAGMVVSYRAPSFFWLVFLASVGVGFLVDVVITMVVFHVTGIASYRTMRKRWREVTIALCCLGALLPQGVIAMLVIVVPVMVVYWLGLTILWLVSFGGRLEPVHAA from the coding sequence ATGGATTACGGACCGAAACTACGTGACACGCCGTTCGGGCGGTTCTTGGCAACGGTTCGGGAACGCTTGCGCGTCCTCTTGGTGATCTTTCTCGCCAGCTTTCTCGGGGTCTTTTACTCCGTTCGACTGTGGCTCTGGCCCCTTCTCGAACGTGACCTGCTCATGCGGGGTGCGGAGATCGTCGCGTTGACGCCGTTCGACGTGATATTACTGCAGGCGAAGCTCGCCACGATCGGTGGCATTGTGTTCACGCTTCCGATGGTGATCGTCACACTGCGCACGTCGCTCGGCGAGCGCGGGGTGTGGTCCTGGTTCCGACAGCGGTGGTACGTCACGATCGGCGTGAGTGGTCTCGCCGTCTGTCTCTTCGTCGGAGGTGTCGCCTACGCATACGCGGTGATCTTCCCGTTCCTCTTCGAGTTCCTCACGGCGAACGCGATCGCCAGCGGGTTCACGCCGACGTATTCGATCGTCTACTGGACGCAGTTTATCCTTACGCTCATGTTGGTCATGGGGGCAGCCGCCGAGTTACCGCTCGTCATGACGAGTTTAGCGTACGCCGAGATCGTTTCGTACGAGACGTTCAGGGGCCACTGGCGAGTCGCCATCTTCGGCGTTGTGATCGCCAGTTCGGTCGTCAACGGCTCTCCTGATCCGTTCTCGATGCTACTCGTCGCCGCGCCGCTGGTCGTGCTGTACGGCGCCGGCCTTCTCTGTATAAAACTCCTCGTAGCCGTGCGAGCACCAAAACGGATCTCGGACGCTTCCCTGTCAAAGGACGCCGAATCGTCGGTTGACGTGGATGAAACGAGTGAGTCGGTCGATTCGGACACGGATATTACCAGTGGATCACGACAGATCGCCGATACGATCGAGTCCACCGCGTTGGGCGTCTCGAGCGCCTTCGTCGAACGGAACACGGACGACGAGATCGAGGGCTACTACGACGATATTCGGTGTATCATCTCCACGTTGCACGAGAAACTGCTAATTATCGGTTCGGTCTTCATGCTAGTGTTCTTCGGCGTCTTCGTGGTCCTCTATCAGGGAGGAATGGGACTCCTCGTGAACGATTTCACCTCCCGCCTGCCGGAGCGCGTCCGCCCGGTCGACGTGGACATCGTCCTCATCCACCCCGTCGAAATCCTGGCGTTCGAGATGAAAGTCGCCGCGATCCTGGCGCTGGCCGCCGTCGTGCCGCTGCTCTGCTACTACGCGTGGCCGGCGGTACTCGAGCGCGGCCTCGCCACGGGTTCGCGCGTCGTCTTCGAGTGGTGGGCGCTCGCGCTCGTCGTCGGACTATTCGCGGGAAGCGTCGGCGGGTACCTATTCGTCGCCCCGCCGATGATGGCGTACCTGGTGACCGACGCGACCCACGCAGGAATGGTCGTCAGCTACCGCGCGCCGAGTTTCTTCTGGCTCGTCTTCCTCGCGTCGGTCGGGGTCGGCTTCCTCGTAGACGTCGTGATCACGATGGTGGTATTCCACGTCACGGGGATCGCCTCCTACCGGACGATGCGCAAGCGGTGGCGCGAGGTGACGATCGCGCTCTGCTGTCTCGGCGCGCTCCTTCCGCAGGGCGTCATCGCGATGCTCGTGATCGTCGTTCCCGTGATGGTCGTCTACTGGCTGGGACTGACGATCCTCTGGCTGGTGAGTTTCGGCGGTCGACTTGAGCCGGTTCACGCGGCCTGA
- a CDS encoding cupredoxin domain-containing protein, translating into MVRETTRRRVLQMSGGALLLGLGGASASAQEDGEPLEPDTRIVLEALTEGWRGVEPQEIADQDNPTLTLQEGESYEIGWEEGDGAAHNIELVDDNDEVVDDYQTEEATEGGEDQFIRFDAAPEIAEYVCRVHPQTMRGEIAVQ; encoded by the coding sequence ATGGTACGGGAAACTACGCGGCGGCGAGTTCTCCAGATGTCCGGCGGAGCGCTTCTACTCGGGCTTGGAGGCGCGTCTGCGAGCGCACAGGAAGACGGTGAACCTCTCGAGCCCGATACGCGGATCGTACTCGAGGCCCTGACAGAGGGCTGGCGCGGCGTCGAGCCCCAAGAGATCGCAGACCAAGACAATCCGACGCTCACGCTTCAGGAAGGTGAATCGTACGAGATCGGCTGGGAAGAAGGCGACGGCGCGGCTCACAATATCGAACTCGTCGACGATAACGACGAAGTAGTCGACGACTATCAGACCGAAGAAGCGACCGAGGGCGGCGAGGATCAGTTCATCCGGTTCGACGCGGCCCCCGAAATCGCCGAGTACGTCTGTCGGGTGCATCCACAAACGATGCGCGGCGAAATCGCCGTCCAGTAG
- a CDS encoding beta-galactosidase small subunit-related protein, with the protein MSQKRERETGQGFNASLVSSRREFLAATGLAALAPAAAGTSVGTPDTGDGSGPGRIHNLSAYLEDPRVFAENREPTHVTTAIPYESVGVARRADEPFTEFESRFEHSSYFQSLDGEWDFRFYERPSEMPESYDGVTDWDSIAVPSVWQTEGYDQRLYTNNAITWDHYDPGQEGDLVPDEDGLVDIPGVGDGDAGANPVGTYRRTFTVPSEWGDRKVFLHFEGAKQAYFVWIDDEYVGFQQGAMTPGEFDVTDHVSHGEESRVTVQVYRWSDGEALETIDMFRYSGIHRSVYLYSTPQVHLRDFAVRTDLDEDYEDAALSVGVELANYTDEAQGEYTVKGHLFAPDWTGPERGPPDDRGASARNNPPRGRKVTTISASETVGSDGAVLTLEADVENPAKWTAEHPTLYTLVLELVSDAETSEAMLEKVGFREYEMARGEQGAVITVNGEPVNVKGVNRHETDPGSGRTVPIETLREDLETMKRFNVNAVRTSHYPNDPSLYRLADEYGLYVQDEVYVESHWWEELLAHTEAYHDQAVERFRRMILRDRNHASVFSWSTGNEAGTGAEHLAMAALAMDSDEYLPPDTADVSGVETVESYNGPVEGLAPDRLMYHQPNGGGWNVEYSDMLGPRYPDVGTLLRTADGSHIGDGLRSVVMGEYNHAMGNSLGLVHEMWSEHIMPPVRRATNRAGDDGHGALVGSPDVVPGPDAAPGGNTDGAVALDGNGDYLDVRNAPAHDGMIPGFTVGLSVRGLDTSENSPLVTGGDRYALRIADDSIEFAIDGDGETVTASAPDRLSDDEWHAIVGAVDADELRLYVDGEELASESHSTDGMTGADTRVTIGTDAETNAYARVAIDSVGIYDRAVDADEAANADGSSGEGAVLRYDFADLLRDKSLQGGFVWDWVNQDLNDVTADGEVFQFYHSDGPDGAFSLNGLVWSDRRPQPELWQLKHSHQPVGVEDADVADGQIYVTNQYAFTALDALEGSWELVADDETLRSGELDLDLPPGESRCVSVPLDEPDDVEPGTEYRLNLSFRLPEETAYADAGHEVAVEQLEVPFDAPDPEPVDPDEMPSLTVSEGDDVVVSGEGFEYTFDEDLGTLSSMRYDGTELLERGPLFNAWRAPIMNELQRWGSAPAYSWYDAGLDDLTHSVESIDVRQSGDSLVDVDVESFVEGAAIDVRTTPDATEFGNDGTLRNEPPIVEGVSGNAVEFGGDSSLAFERSESLDITEAGLTLECWVRPGEPQDGGGAQTYISKGGRQYLLKRRRAGRDGYLEFVFNADGGWQVADAPVPDDWTDGWHHLAGVWDGTEMRLYVDGEQRGESAEFDGSLTRVDAPTEVASGVASGTAMDSVRIYDRALSPDELETLTDEPIDGAVAWLDLDEFEDVDRNGPGFETSYRYRVYGSGDVVLDVETDPNRELRSTVEGWLPKVGVQLELPERFDEFEWYGRGEIETYPDRKWGVPVGRYAGSVDEQYVPYLPPTDNGNKADTRWATLSDGDVGLLGVAGDTDMNVSLEQWANLDEAEHRYELEERGSVGFNLDHAVTGVGGTPRDPIDRYQVGAESTRFRFVLRPFATGETDSMDLANREFPDE; encoded by the coding sequence ATGAGTCAGAAGCGAGAGCGGGAGACGGGGCAAGGTTTCAACGCCTCACTGGTCTCTTCCCGACGGGAGTTTTTAGCAGCGACCGGGCTGGCCGCGCTCGCACCGGCGGCCGCCGGAACGAGCGTCGGTACACCCGACACCGGCGACGGATCTGGCCCCGGCCGGATCCACAATCTCTCGGCGTATCTCGAGGACCCGCGAGTCTTCGCGGAGAACCGAGAGCCGACCCACGTCACGACCGCAATCCCGTACGAGTCGGTAGGGGTCGCTCGACGGGCCGACGAACCGTTCACGGAATTCGAATCGCGGTTCGAACACTCGTCGTACTTCCAGTCGCTCGACGGCGAGTGGGACTTCCGGTTCTACGAGCGCCCGTCCGAGATGCCCGAATCCTACGACGGCGTCACCGACTGGGACTCGATCGCGGTTCCGTCGGTGTGGCAGACCGAGGGATACGACCAGCGGCTGTACACGAACAACGCGATCACGTGGGACCACTACGACCCGGGCCAGGAGGGCGATCTCGTCCCCGACGAGGACGGTCTAGTCGATATTCCTGGCGTCGGCGACGGCGACGCCGGCGCGAACCCGGTCGGGACGTACCGACGGACGTTTACCGTCCCGTCGGAGTGGGGCGACCGGAAAGTTTTCCTCCACTTCGAGGGCGCCAAACAAGCGTACTTCGTCTGGATCGACGACGAATACGTCGGGTTTCAGCAGGGCGCGATGACGCCCGGGGAGTTCGACGTCACGGATCACGTCTCTCACGGCGAGGAGAGTCGAGTGACGGTTCAAGTCTACCGCTGGTCCGACGGCGAGGCGCTCGAGACGATCGACATGTTCCGGTACTCGGGGATCCACCGGAGCGTCTACCTCTACTCCACGCCGCAGGTCCACCTGCGAGACTTCGCCGTCCGAACGGACCTCGACGAGGACTACGAGGACGCCGCGCTCTCCGTTGGCGTCGAACTCGCTAACTATACCGACGAAGCACAGGGCGAGTATACGGTCAAGGGACACCTGTTCGCTCCGGACTGGACCGGTCCGGAGCGCGGCCCGCCGGACGACCGAGGCGCGTCTGCGAGGAACAATCCACCGCGCGGACGGAAGGTGACGACGATTTCCGCGTCCGAGACGGTCGGCAGCGACGGTGCCGTCCTCACGCTCGAGGCCGACGTCGAGAACCCGGCGAAGTGGACCGCCGAGCATCCGACCCTCTACACGCTGGTGCTCGAACTCGTCTCCGATGCCGAGACGAGCGAGGCGATGCTCGAGAAGGTCGGCTTCCGGGAATACGAGATGGCCCGCGGCGAACAGGGCGCAGTTATCACGGTCAACGGCGAGCCGGTGAACGTCAAGGGCGTGAACCGTCACGAAACCGATCCCGGCTCCGGACGGACCGTCCCGATCGAGACGCTCCGTGAGGACCTCGAGACGATGAAGCGGTTCAACGTGAACGCCGTTCGAACGTCTCACTATCCGAACGACCCGTCGCTGTACCGCCTCGCGGACGAGTACGGACTCTACGTCCAGGACGAGGTCTACGTCGAGTCCCACTGGTGGGAAGAATTATTAGCGCACACGGAGGCGTACCACGACCAGGCCGTCGAGCGGTTCCGCCGGATGATCCTCCGCGACCGAAACCACGCGTCCGTGTTCTCGTGGTCGACGGGCAACGAGGCCGGTACCGGCGCCGAACACCTCGCCATGGCGGCCCTCGCGATGGACTCCGACGAGTACCTGCCGCCCGACACCGCCGACGTGAGCGGCGTCGAAACCGTCGAGTCGTATAACGGTCCGGTCGAGGGTCTCGCACCCGACCGACTCATGTATCACCAGCCCAACGGCGGCGGCTGGAACGTCGAGTACAGCGACATGCTCGGACCGCGCTACCCCGACGTCGGGACGCTCCTGCGAACCGCCGACGGCTCGCACATCGGCGACGGCCTCCGATCGGTCGTTATGGGCGAGTACAACCACGCGATGGGGAACAGCTTGGGGCTGGTCCACGAGATGTGGTCCGAACACATCATGCCGCCCGTTCGGCGCGCGACGAACCGCGCCGGCGACGACGGCCACGGCGCTTTAGTCGGCTCCCCGGACGTAGTTCCCGGCCCCGACGCCGCACCAGGTGGCAACACTGACGGCGCCGTCGCCCTCGACGGGAACGGCGACTACCTCGACGTCCGGAACGCCCCGGCGCACGATGGGATGATCCCCGGCTTCACAGTTGGTCTCTCTGTTCGGGGCCTCGACACGAGCGAGAACTCGCCGCTCGTTACCGGTGGCGACCGGTACGCGTTGCGGATTGCGGACGACTCGATCGAGTTCGCCATCGACGGTGACGGCGAAACGGTCACCGCGTCGGCTCCGGACCGGCTGAGCGACGACGAGTGGCACGCTATCGTCGGCGCCGTAGACGCCGACGAACTGCGGCTGTACGTCGACGGCGAGGAGCTCGCATCGGAGAGCCACTCCACCGACGGGATGACGGGAGCCGATACGCGAGTTACGATCGGAACCGACGCCGAGACGAACGCGTACGCGAGAGTCGCGATCGACTCCGTCGGCATCTACGACCGCGCCGTCGACGCCGACGAAGCCGCGAACGCCGACGGCTCGTCCGGCGAGGGGGCCGTCCTCCGGTACGACTTCGCGGACCTCCTCCGGGATAAGAGCCTACAGGGCGGGTTCGTCTGGGACTGGGTGAACCAGGACTTGAACGACGTGACCGCGGACGGCGAGGTGTTCCAGTTCTACCACAGCGACGGTCCCGACGGGGCGTTCTCGCTGAACGGGCTGGTGTGGTCGGACCGCCGTCCGCAGCCCGAGTTGTGGCAGCTCAAACACAGTCACCAGCCGGTCGGCGTCGAAGATGCCGACGTCGCCGACGGCCAAATTTACGTTACGAACCAGTACGCCTTCACCGCCCTCGACGCCCTCGAGGGGTCGTGGGAACTCGTCGCCGACGACGAGACGCTCCGGTCGGGCGAACTCGATCTCGACCTCCCGCCCGGAGAGTCCCGGTGCGTCTCGGTTCCGCTAGACGAACCCGACGACGTCGAACCCGGAACCGAGTACCGTCTGAACCTCTCGTTCAGGCTGCCGGAGGAGACGGCGTACGCCGACGCCGGTCACGAAGTCGCCGTCGAGCAACTCGAGGTCCCCTTCGACGCGCCCGATCCGGAGCCGGTCGATCCCGACGAGATGCCGTCGCTAACGGTCTCCGAAGGCGACGACGTCGTCGTCTCCGGCGAGGGCTTCGAGTACACGTTCGACGAGGATCTCGGCACGCTCTCCTCGATGCGGTACGACGGAACGGAACTCCTCGAGCGGGGGCCGCTGTTCAACGCGTGGCGCGCTCCGATCATGAACGAACTCCAGCGGTGGGGTAGCGCGCCGGCCTACAGTTGGTACGACGCGGGACTCGACGATCTCACGCACTCGGTCGAGTCGATCGACGTCCGGCAATCGGGCGACTCACTCGTCGACGTCGACGTCGAGAGCTTCGTCGAGGGGGCAGCTATCGACGTTCGGACAACTCCCGACGCGACCGAGTTCGGGAACGATGGGACTCTCCGAAACGAACCGCCGATCGTCGAGGGCGTCTCCGGAAACGCCGTCGAGTTCGGCGGCGACAGTTCGCTCGCGTTCGAACGGTCGGAGAGCCTCGACATCACCGAAGCCGGGCTAACGCTCGAGTGCTGGGTCCGACCCGGCGAACCGCAGGACGGGGGCGGTGCGCAAACGTACATCTCGAAGGGCGGCCGACAGTACCTGCTCAAGCGCCGTCGTGCCGGCCGCGACGGGTACCTGGAGTTCGTCTTCAATGCGGACGGCGGGTGGCAGGTCGCCGATGCACCCGTTCCGGACGACTGGACCGACGGGTGGCACCATCTCGCCGGCGTCTGGGACGGAACCGAGATGCGGCTGTACGTCGACGGGGAACAACGCGGGGAGAGCGCCGAGTTCGACGGTTCGCTGACCCGCGTCGACGCGCCGACCGAGGTCGCTTCCGGCGTCGCAAGCGGGACGGCGATGGACAGTGTCCGGATCTACGACCGTGCGCTCTCGCCGGACGAACTCGAGACCCTTACGGACGAACCGATCGACGGCGCGGTCGCGTGGCTGGACCTCGACGAGTTCGAAGACGTCGATCGGAACGGCCCCGGTTTCGAGACCAGCTACCGATACCGCGTCTACGGCAGCGGTGACGTGGTTCTCGACGTCGAGACCGACCCGAACCGCGAACTTCGGAGTACCGTCGAAGGGTGGCTCCCGAAAGTCGGCGTCCAGCTCGAACTTCCCGAGCGGTTCGACGAGTTCGAGTGGTACGGTCGCGGGGAGATCGAGACCTACCCCGACCGGAAGTGGGGCGTTCCCGTCGGCCGGTACGCGGGATCGGTCGACGAGCAGTACGTCCCGTACCTCCCACCGACGGATAACGGGAACAAGGCCGACACGCGCTGGGCGACGCTCTCCGACGGCGACGTCGGACTCCTCGGCGTCGCCGGCGATACCGACATGAACGTCAGCCTCGAACAGTGGGCGAACCTCGACGAGGCCGAACACCGGTACGAACTCGAAGAGCGCGGCTCGGTCGGATTCAACCTCGACCACGCTGTTACCGGCGTGGGCGGGACGCCGAGGGATCCGATCGACCGCTATCAAGTCGGCGCGGAATCTACGAGGTTCCGGTTCGTCTTACGGCCGTTCGCAACCGGGGAGACCGATTCGATGGACTTGGCTAACCGAGAGTTCCCCGACGAGTAG